The following are from one region of the Chloracidobacterium sp. genome:
- a CDS encoding ABC transporter ATP-binding protein gives MTNNGAILSVNDLKTYFHTDDGVVKAVDGISFELSKGETLGIVGESGSGKSVTNLSVMRLIPEPPGEIAGGSVIFDGIDVLGQPIDEVRKIRGRRIAMIFQDPMTSLNPFLKISTQLMEVTQLHLGHSKQQAREHAVKMLKTVGLSDAEERMESYPHEFSGGMRQRVMIAMALSCDPELLIADEPTTALDVTIQAQILELIKDLKARMGTSVILISHDLGVVAGMTDKIIVMYAGKVFEQAPTRELLAAPANPYTKGLLRSVPDPAHEQGKELYQIPGLPPDVAHLPPGCPFAERCDRAEDICRNEFPPFVELNAGHHSLCHFAQDVYRESLGEKEASRNGREQKV, from the coding sequence ATGACCAATAACGGCGCAATTCTCTCCGTCAATGATCTGAAGACCTATTTCCACACCGACGACGGCGTGGTCAAAGCGGTTGACGGTATTTCTTTCGAGCTGAGCAAGGGCGAAACGCTCGGCATTGTCGGTGAATCGGGCTCCGGGAAATCGGTGACGAATCTATCGGTGATGCGGCTCATTCCCGAACCCCCGGGCGAGATCGCGGGCGGCAGCGTCATTTTCGACGGCATCGACGTGCTCGGGCAGCCGATAGACGAGGTACGAAAGATCAGAGGGCGGCGGATCGCTATGATCTTTCAGGATCCGATGACGTCGCTTAACCCGTTCCTCAAGATCTCCACGCAATTGATGGAGGTGACGCAGCTTCACCTTGGCCATTCAAAACAGCAGGCCAGGGAGCATGCCGTCAAAATGCTGAAGACCGTCGGGCTATCGGATGCCGAGGAACGGATGGAGAGCTATCCTCACGAATTTTCGGGCGGCATGCGCCAGCGTGTGATGATAGCGATGGCATTGAGCTGCGATCCGGAATTGCTGATCGCCGACGAGCCGACGACCGCTCTCGATGTAACGATCCAGGCCCAGATACTCGAGCTTATCAAGGACCTCAAGGCCCGAATGGGCACGAGCGTCATCCTCATCTCGCACGACCTCGGTGTCGTCGCGGGAATGACGGACAAGATAATCGTCATGTACGCAGGAAAGGTCTTTGAGCAGGCTCCGACCCGCGAGCTTCTTGCCGCTCCGGCCAATCCGTATACGAAGGGCTTGCTACGGAGCGTGCCCGACCCGGCACACGAGCAGGGCAAGGAACTCTACCAGATCCCCGGCCTGCCGCCGGACGTCGCGCATCTGCCGCCGGGCTGCCCGTTCGCCGAACGCTGCGATCGGGCCGAGGACATTTGCCGCAATGAGTTTCCGCCCTTCGTTGAGTTGAATGCGGGTCACCATTCATTATGCCATTTCGCGCAGGACGTTTACCGCGAGTCGCTTGGTGAAAAAGAAGCATCGCGAAATGGCCGGGAGCAAAAGGTATGA
- a CDS encoding ABC transporter permease: MTENVELAAGTSLWKDAWKRLVKNKLAVVGMAVLGLMVVAVVIGPAIIKALTGLEYDTMPAEGELLRSFPPSLRHPMGTDDSGRDLFARVLQGGRISLMVGIISTIVSLVVGVSYGAIAGYLGGRIDNVMMRIVDIIYAIPYILIVIVLLSVFGGPNTPGWIQKISTVFGGAGNQGLNQIFLLFFALGLVSWLTMARVVRGQILSLKNEEFVLAAKASGVSTFGIIFRHLVPNALGPVIVYATLTVPSVMLSEAFLSFLGIGVQPPYASWGSLAAEGIKNLAIFPWQLIFPGVTMALTLFSLNFVGDGLRDALDPQTRKF; encoded by the coding sequence ATGACGGAAAACGTTGAGCTAGCAGCCGGCACTTCGCTCTGGAAAGACGCGTGGAAAAGGCTGGTCAAAAACAAACTTGCCGTGGTAGGGATGGCGGTGCTGGGCTTAATGGTCGTTGCCGTCGTGATCGGCCCGGCGATCATCAAGGCCCTGACCGGTCTCGAATACGACACGATGCCTGCCGAGGGCGAACTGCTTCGGTCGTTTCCGCCATCGCTCCGGCATCCGATGGGAACCGACGATTCGGGCCGCGACCTCTTCGCGCGAGTGCTGCAGGGCGGACGCATCTCGCTGATGGTCGGCATCATCTCGACGATCGTCTCGCTCGTTGTCGGCGTGTCGTACGGTGCGATCGCGGGTTACCTCGGCGGCCGGATCGACAATGTGATGATGCGGATCGTCGATATCATCTATGCGATCCCTTACATCCTGATCGTCATCGTGCTCCTTTCGGTTTTCGGCGGGCCGAACACGCCGGGCTGGATACAAAAGATCTCGACCGTATTCGGCGGTGCCGGAAATCAGGGCCTGAATCAGATATTTCTACTCTTTTTCGCTCTCGGGCTTGTCTCCTGGCTGACGATGGCGCGCGTCGTCCGCGGACAAATATTAAGTCTCAAGAACGAGGAATTCGTTCTTGCGGCAAAGGCCTCGGGCGTCTCGACTTTTGGGATCATCTTCCGACATCTTGTTCCGAACGCCCTCGGCCCCGTCATCGTTTATGCGACGCTGACCGTTCCGAGTGTCATGTTGAGCGAAGCCTTTCTATCTTTTCTGGGTATCGGCGTTCAGCCGCCTTATGCTTCATGGGGCAGCCTTGCAGCTGAGGGGATCAAGAATCTCGCGATATTTCCGTGGCAACTGATATTTCCCGGCGTGACGATGGCGTTGACCCTATTCTCGCTCAATTTTGTGGGCGACGGGCTGCGCGATGCGCTCGACCCGCAGACGAGGAAGTTCTAA